The proteins below come from a single Cervus canadensis isolate Bull #8, Minnesota chromosome 2, ASM1932006v1, whole genome shotgun sequence genomic window:
- the RSPO1 gene encoding R-spondin-1 isoform X1: protein MRLGLCVVALVLSWMHLAAGSRGIKGKRQRRISTEGSQACAKGCELCSEVNGCLKCSPKLFILLERNDIRQVGVCLPSCPPGYFDARNPDMNKCIKCKIEHCEACFSHNFCTKCQESLYLHKGRCYPACPEGSAPADGTMECSSPAQCEMSEWSLWGPCSKKKKLCGFRRGLEERTRRVLHAPGGDHALCSDTKETRRCTVRRTPCPEGQKKRKGGQGRRENANRNPGRKESKEAGTGARRRKGQQQQQGTVGPVTSTGPT, encoded by the exons ATGCGGCTTGGACTGTGTGTGGTGGCCCTGGTTCTGAGCTGGATGCATTTGGCCGCCGGCAGCCGGGGGATCAAGGGGAAGAGGCAGAGGCGGA TCAGCACCGAGGGAAGCCAGGCCTGTGCCAAAGGCTGTGAGCTCTGCTCGGAGGTCAACGGCTGCCTCAAGTGCTCGCCCAAGCTGTTCATCCTGCTGGAGAGGAACGACATCCGCCAAGTGGGCGTCTGCTTGCCATCCTGCCCACCTGGATACTTTGATGCCCGCAACCCTGACATGAACAAGTGCATCA AATGCAAGATTGAGCACTGCGAGGCCTGCTTCAGCCACAACTTCTGCACCAAGTGTCAGGAGAGCCTGTACCTGCACAAAGGCCGCTGCTACCCCGCCTGTCCCGAGGGCTCTGCGCCTGCGGACGGCACCATGGAGTGCAGCAGCCCGG caCAATGTGAAATGAGTGAGTGGTCTCTGTGGGGGCCTTGCTCCAAGAAGAAGAAGCTCTGTGGCTTCAGGAGGGGCTTGGAGGAGCGGACGCGGAGGGTGCTCCACGCCCCCGGGGGAGACCACGCCTTATGCTCTGACACCAAGGAGACGCGGAGGTGCACGGTGCGGAGGACGCCCTGTCCGGAGG ggcagaagaagaggaagggCGGCCAGGGCCGGCGGGAGAACGCCAACAGGAACCCCGGCCGCAAGGAGAGCAAGGAGGCGGGCACCGGCGCTCGGAGACGCAaaggccagcagcagcagcaagggacaGTGGGACCGGTCACCTCCACGGGGCCCACCTAG
- the RSPO1 gene encoding R-spondin-1 isoform X2, translating to MGVAPGCVVEARPKSACLSASPGRDVVPPVSTEGSQACAKGCELCSEVNGCLKCSPKLFILLERNDIRQVGVCLPSCPPGYFDARNPDMNKCIKCKIEHCEACFSHNFCTKCQESLYLHKGRCYPACPEGSAPADGTMECSSPAQCEMSEWSLWGPCSKKKKLCGFRRGLEERTRRVLHAPGGDHALCSDTKETRRCTVRRTPCPEGQKKRKGGQGRRENANRNPGRKESKEAGTGARRRKGQQQQQGTVGPVTSTGPT from the exons ATGGGAGTGGCCCCTGGGTGTGTGGTGGAGGCCCGACCCAAGTCTGCCTGTCTCTCAGCATCCCCCGGAAGAGATGTCGTGCCCCCAG TCAGCACCGAGGGAAGCCAGGCCTGTGCCAAAGGCTGTGAGCTCTGCTCGGAGGTCAACGGCTGCCTCAAGTGCTCGCCCAAGCTGTTCATCCTGCTGGAGAGGAACGACATCCGCCAAGTGGGCGTCTGCTTGCCATCCTGCCCACCTGGATACTTTGATGCCCGCAACCCTGACATGAACAAGTGCATCA AATGCAAGATTGAGCACTGCGAGGCCTGCTTCAGCCACAACTTCTGCACCAAGTGTCAGGAGAGCCTGTACCTGCACAAAGGCCGCTGCTACCCCGCCTGTCCCGAGGGCTCTGCGCCTGCGGACGGCACCATGGAGTGCAGCAGCCCGG caCAATGTGAAATGAGTGAGTGGTCTCTGTGGGGGCCTTGCTCCAAGAAGAAGAAGCTCTGTGGCTTCAGGAGGGGCTTGGAGGAGCGGACGCGGAGGGTGCTCCACGCCCCCGGGGGAGACCACGCCTTATGCTCTGACACCAAGGAGACGCGGAGGTGCACGGTGCGGAGGACGCCCTGTCCGGAGG ggcagaagaagaggaagggCGGCCAGGGCCGGCGGGAGAACGCCAACAGGAACCCCGGCCGCAAGGAGAGCAAGGAGGCGGGCACCGGCGCTCGGAGACGCAaaggccagcagcagcagcaagggacaGTGGGACCGGTCACCTCCACGGGGCCCACCTAG